Below is a genomic region from Leucobacter exalbidus.
AGCAGGGGTGCCCGAACAGGTGGCCCGCCGTATGCTCACGCGCCGCCATCTGTGGCTCATCGTGTTCGGAGCGGTGCACGCTGCATTGCTGTTTACCGGCGACATCCTGGGAGCATACGGGCTTGCCGGCCTCATCATCACCGCGCTCTTCTTCACCGCCCGCGACCGCGCCATCAAGATCACGGTGTGGGTATTCATCGGCCTCGCCGCACTCGGAGCGGTAGCGCTCGGGCTCGCGGGCACTCTGCTCTCCGTACTCGATCCGTCGCTGACAGGCGTGGGGGCAGACGCCGCCGATGCCGAGCTTGAGCTGTTCAATGGCGAATCCAATTATTTACTGAGCCTGCTGATGCGCCTGGTGATCTGGCTGTTTGCAACTCCCGCGGCCGTGATGCAATTGCTTATTCCCGCGGCGATGCTGCTCGGTATGCTCGCCGGCCGTCACAGGTGGCTCGACCAAGCCTCGACCCGCCCAAAGCTGGGCCTGGTTGCCGTGATCGGCATCGGCGTCGGCGTCATCGGGGCGCTTCCCACCGCGCTCATCTATCTGGGGTTCATGCCCGGGTTTGAGAATGCGAGCTGGGTTTTTCTCGGGCTCACATCGATCACGGGCTTCGCCGCGGGCATCGGCTACGCGGCGCTGTTCGGCTTCGTGGGGGCGCGAGTCCTTGCGCGGGCGCAGCGCCACTCCCCACCGTTTGGGCCGTTGCGTCTGCCCTCAGTGTGGCGTGCGGTGGCGGCGGTCGGCCAGCGATCGCTCTCGTTCTATCTGCTGCAATCGCTCATATTTGCCCCGGTGCTCTCGGGCTGGGGCTGGGGCCTGGGCGCTACGATCTCGATGACCGGGGCGTACACGCTGGCCGTCAGTGTGTGGCTATTCTCGGTGGCGATCGCTGCGGTGCTCGACCGCCGCGGCATACGCGGGCCCGCAGAAGTGCTGCTGCGGTCGCTCACGTACCGCGCGGCTCTGCCGCCCCGCACGGCCGTCACGGCTGCCCCGGCTGCTGCGGTGAGTGCCCCGGCGAGAGCCGACTGAGCTGCGAATCAAGCGGCGGCTAACGCGTCGGGATCGCCGCGAGGTACTGGATCGTTGCGCGCACCCGTCGGTGATCGTCGGCCTCAACCGGCAGCCCGAGGGCGTCATAGATGCGTGAGGTGTGGTTCACCACCGACTTTTCGGTGAGCACCAGCTCCCGTGCGATCGCCGCATTGCTGCGGCCCTGCGCAATCAATGCGAGCACCTCGCGTTGCCGCGCGGTGAGGCGTTCGATACCGTTCGACGGCTCTGCCGCATCAGCGCGCGCGATTTTGGCCCGCGATGCCGCGAGCGCGCGCTCGCTCGCGTGGAGTTCGGCGGTGAGCCGCTGCCGATCGAGCACGATGGCCGCGAGGCGCGCGGCTTCATGCACCGGATCAGCATTGGCAATGAGACTCGCATCATAAATAATCGCGCCCACTCGGCGCCCCTCAATTTCTACGTCGACGGCCGCACGGCGCTCGCCCGCGACGGGCAACACCGCGGGTGTTCCAGCGGCGTCGATGTAGGTGTCGCGGTCACCCGCCCAATACACGACCGTGAGGGCCGGGTCCCCCACCGTGCGCGCGAGGGCTTCTTCGACCGCCGTGCGCTCCTGCCCGGCCACTCCCACCCAGTGGCTGAGATCGCCGAGCCCTGCCGCACGCGCAAACCCACCGCGCAGCACACCGAGCGTGAAGGCGACGGGCACGCCGCCGAGCACGGCCAGCTGCAGGGCTCCCCGCACCCAGCCGGGTACGCCGAGCAGCCCTTCAAGCACCCCGCTGCTGAACGGAATAAACAGCACCGCGAAGAACCCGTACGCAAACAACGGAGCCAGCACCCGGCGGCTCGGGGCATCAGCCGCGCGTAACCGACGCACGAGCACCACCGCGGTAGCCACGGTCACGAGCACTCCGATAAAGCTTTGGCAGGTGTCGGCAGCCCTAACGAGGCCCGGAAGCTCGACCACAAACAGCGGGTTGCCTTGTCGTTTCATGAACAGGTAGGCCGGGGCTTGCAAAATGATGGAGTTCACGTATGCCACCAGCACGATCACTCGGGAAGGAACATCACGCACCCGGCCTGAAGGGAAGGCGAGCAGCAAGTGAATCATGACCGCAATCACCAGCGTGGCACACACCGAGCCAATCGCGAGCAGCACGGGTTCGTGCGCAGTGCTGAGCCCGGTTCCTAAGATACCGAGGGTGCCCACCATAATGATCGCTCCGGTCAGGTTGCCTGGCCTCCGCCACCACGCAGTGATCGCAGTGCACAGGTAGACCCCGAACACGACCGTATACAGCAGGAGCGTTGCGGGTTCTGCCTCGCCGATCGAGATCGCCAACACGGCAATTCCTAAAAGCCCAACGGCTATGCCAAAGAACAGCAGCACCAGGTGCAGTGATCGGGCAAGCGGTGACAGCCCCACTAGGGGTGCCTCAAAAGCTCGGTCAGCCCGGCCTCGTCACGAAACCTGGGTTCGGTGCGCAGCCGCGGGTTCACCCCGGCTTTATCGGCGTAGAACTCCCGAATGATATCCATATCGGCGACTACATCGCCCGTCAGCTGTAGCGTCGGCCCGAGCCCCGCGGTCATCGTGGTTTTGTCGGGATAGCCGAGGGTCACCGTCAGGCCAGCGGCCATAGCGATGCGGTAAAAGCCGTTGCGCCAACCGTTACCGCTGCGTGTGCCCTCGGGGGTCACCACCAAGATGAACCGGTCATCTTTACGGGCGCGTTGGGTGACCGCGGCCACCGTGCCCGCGGCGTTTGCACGATCGACCGCAATGCCGCCAAGCCCGCGCATAATCGGGCCAGCAATCCCCCGAAACAGCTCCTTCTTGCCCAGCCAGTGAATCTTCATGCGCGCATCCCACGCGATAGCCAGCATCAGCACAAAGTCGAAGTTTGAGGTGTGGGGTGCGCCCAACAGAATGCGCGGCCCAGTTACCGTCGCGACCTCGCGCTGCAGTTTCCAGGGTGAGAGCGCCCAGAAGAGGTTCGCGAGCCCGCGCCGCACCGCTGTCATGATCATGGGCTCAGCTTAGAGCGCC
It encodes:
- a CDS encoding DUF418 domain-containing protein, yielding MTPVRSLAPDLARGFMLLGIAIANVPVYLWGREFFLGQTHPVDGSGLDRALSVFAMLTIEQRVYPMFAFLFGYGIMQFASARAGAGVPEQVARRMLTRRHLWLIVFGAVHAALLFTGDILGAYGLAGLIITALFFTARDRAIKITVWVFIGLAALGAVALGLAGTLLSVLDPSLTGVGADAADAELELFNGESNYLLSLLMRLVIWLFATPAAVMQLLIPAAMLLGMLAGRHRWLDQASTRPKLGLVAVIGIGVGVIGALPTALIYLGFMPGFENASWVFLGLTSITGFAAGIGYAALFGFVGARVLARAQRHSPPFGPLRLPSVWRAVAAVGQRSLSFYLLQSLIFAPVLSGWGWGLGATISMTGAYTLAVSVWLFSVAIAAVLDRRGIRGPAEVLLRSLTYRAALPPRTAVTAAPAAAVSAPARAD
- a CDS encoding helix-turn-helix transcriptional regulator; translated protein: MGLSPLARSLHLVLLFFGIAVGLLGIAVLAISIGEAEPATLLLYTVVFGVYLCTAITAWWRRPGNLTGAIIMVGTLGILGTGLSTAHEPVLLAIGSVCATLVIAVMIHLLLAFPSGRVRDVPSRVIVLVAYVNSIILQAPAYLFMKRQGNPLFVVELPGLVRAADTCQSFIGVLVTVATAVVLVRRLRAADAPSRRVLAPLFAYGFFAVLFIPFSSGVLEGLLGVPGWVRGALQLAVLGGVPVAFTLGVLRGGFARAAGLGDLSHWVGVAGQERTAVEEALARTVGDPALTVVYWAGDRDTYIDAAGTPAVLPVAGERRAAVDVEIEGRRVGAIIYDASLIANADPVHEAARLAAIVLDRQRLTAELHASERALAASRAKIARADAAEPSNGIERLTARQREVLALIAQGRSNAAIARELVLTEKSVVNHTSRIYDALGLPVEADDHRRVRATIQYLAAIPTR
- a CDS encoding 1-acyl-sn-glycerol-3-phosphate acyltransferase, whose translation is MIMTAVRRGLANLFWALSPWKLQREVATVTGPRILLGAPHTSNFDFVLMLAIAWDARMKIHWLGKKELFRGIAGPIMRGLGGIAVDRANAAGTVAAVTQRARKDDRFILVVTPEGTRSGNGWRNGFYRIAMAAGLTVTLGYPDKTTMTAGLGPTLQLTGDVVADMDIIREFYADKAGVNPRLRTEPRFRDEAGLTELLRHP